A window from Staphylococcus succinus encodes these proteins:
- a CDS encoding alpha-glucoside-specific PTS transporter subunit IIBC → MNIARKFGGAIRRFGGAMIVPVLLFPFFGIIIGIATLFKNEAIMGKLADSHSLWYQIWSLIENGGWTLFENIELIFVIGLPISLAKKSAGHAVMSSVVTYLMFNYFINGILSTWGPTFGVDFKGSAGEGTGITELAGIKTLDTNIIGALIISGIAIWLHNRYYDKKLPESVGIFQGSPFVIMIAFFCMIPLAFLTSWGWPIVQDWIASLQVFLASSGYIGVWLFHFLERILIPTGLHHFIYTPFEYGPAVVNGGVKSYWISHLTEYSKTTKPLKEIYPGGGFLLQGNIKMFGSIGIALAIYSTAKAHKKKEVGALLIAATLTAVFAGITEPLEFTFIFVAPFLFLIHAILGATMVTIMNMFGLVGNLGGGFIEIAATNWIPLFGTHWGTYIAQFVIGILFIFIYYYLFRWIILKFDIPMPGREKEDIDTKLYTKKDYKSNKKHNNENQQTSENEYVEKANVYLEGLGGKRNIIDVTNCATRLRVTVKDPEKVKNDSYFKTSGGAHGLVKSGQNVQVIVGLSVSQVREAFEQLINKDT, encoded by the coding sequence ATGAATATAGCACGTAAATTTGGAGGAGCAATACGTAGATTTGGTGGTGCAATGATTGTGCCAGTTTTATTGTTTCCTTTCTTTGGTATTATCATTGGTATCGCAACACTTTTTAAAAATGAGGCAATTATGGGAAAATTGGCTGATAGCCATAGTTTGTGGTATCAAATATGGTCGTTAATTGAAAATGGTGGTTGGACATTATTTGAAAATATTGAACTTATTTTTGTGATTGGATTACCGATATCGCTTGCTAAAAAATCAGCAGGACATGCTGTCATGTCATCCGTAGTTACTTATTTAATGTTTAATTATTTTATTAATGGCATATTAAGCACATGGGGACCTACTTTTGGCGTTGATTTTAAAGGTAGTGCAGGTGAAGGAACAGGAATCACAGAATTAGCAGGTATTAAAACTTTAGATACGAATATTATAGGTGCACTTATCATTTCAGGGATTGCGATTTGGCTGCATAATCGATATTATGATAAAAAATTACCGGAATCTGTGGGTATTTTTCAAGGATCGCCATTTGTTATAATGATTGCTTTCTTTTGTATGATTCCGTTAGCGTTTCTGACAAGCTGGGGATGGCCAATTGTACAAGATTGGATTGCATCATTACAAGTATTTTTAGCCTCATCTGGTTATATTGGTGTATGGTTATTCCATTTTTTAGAAAGAATATTAATTCCAACAGGACTACATCACTTTATTTATACGCCATTTGAATATGGTCCAGCTGTTGTGAACGGAGGTGTTAAATCTTATTGGATTTCTCATCTTACTGAATACTCTAAAACGACCAAGCCATTAAAAGAAATCTATCCAGGTGGTGGTTTCTTACTACAAGGAAATATTAAAATGTTTGGTTCTATTGGTATTGCGCTAGCGATATATTCTACGGCGAAAGCACATAAAAAGAAAGAAGTCGGCGCGCTATTAATTGCAGCAACATTAACAGCAGTTTTTGCAGGTATAACAGAACCTTTAGAATTTACCTTTATTTTTGTAGCACCATTTTTATTTTTAATTCATGCTATATTAGGTGCGACAATGGTTACAATTATGAATATGTTCGGATTAGTAGGAAATTTAGGAGGCGGTTTTATTGAAATAGCCGCTACGAATTGGATTCCACTATTTGGGACACATTGGGGGACATATATCGCTCAGTTTGTAATAGGTATTCTTTTCATATTTATATATTATTATCTATTTAGATGGATTATATTGAAATTTGATATACCGATGCCGGGTAGAGAAAAAGAAGATATCGACACAAAATTGTATACGAAAAAAGACTATAAATCGAATAAGAAACATAATAATGAAAATCAACAAACATCAGAAAATGAATACGTTGAAAAGGCAAATGTGTATTTAGAAGGTTTGGGCGGTAAGCGTAATATCATCGATGTAACAAATTGTGCGACAAGGTTACGTGTTACTGTAAAAGATCCTGAAAAGGTCAAAAATGACAGTTACTTTAAAACATCTGGCGGCGCACATGGTTTGGTAAAGAGTGGTCAGAATGTTCAAGTGATTGTCGGCTTATCTGTATCACAAGTTCGTGAAGCATTTGAACAACTTATAAATAAAGACACTTAG
- a CDS encoding phosphomevalonate kinase: protein MIQVKAPGKLYIAGEYAVTEPGYKSVLIAVDRFVTASIEESNAIHGTIHSKTLHHEPVTFQRNEDKIVVSDVHAAKQLKYVITAIEVFEQYVRSNQIHLKHFNLTIDSNLDDANGHKYGLGSSAAVLVSVVKVLNEFYDTHLSNLYIYKLAVIANMKLQSLSSCGDIAVSVYTGWLAYSTFDHEWVSQQIEDTSVNEVLKKNWPGLHIEPLQAPENMEVLIGWTGSPASSHHLVSEVKRLKSDPTFYGKFLERSHACVEKLIHAFKTNHIKGVQQMIRLNREIIQSMDKEATIDIETSHLKVLCSVAEKYGGAAKTSGAGGGDCGITIINSDINKRLIYDEWIENEVKPLEFNIYNGQ, encoded by the coding sequence ATGATTCAAGTAAAAGCACCAGGAAAGCTTTATATTGCAGGTGAATACGCGGTTACTGAACCTGGATATAAATCTGTGTTAATTGCAGTAGACCGTTTTGTAACAGCTTCAATAGAAGAATCAAATGCAATCCATGGCACTATACATTCTAAGACTTTACATCATGAGCCTGTAACATTTCAAAGAAATGAAGACAAAATTGTAGTCTCAGATGTACATGCAGCCAAACAGTTAAAATATGTAATTACAGCAATAGAAGTATTTGAACAATATGTTCGTAGTAACCAGATTCATCTAAAACATTTTAATTTAACGATTGATAGTAATTTAGACGATGCAAACGGTCATAAATATGGTTTGGGTTCAAGTGCAGCAGTCTTAGTATCAGTTGTTAAAGTGTTAAATGAATTTTATGATACGCATTTGTCGAATCTCTATATCTATAAACTTGCTGTTATCGCTAATATGAAACTACAAAGCTTAAGCTCATGCGGAGATATTGCTGTAAGTGTCTATACAGGTTGGTTAGCATATAGCACCTTTGATCATGAATGGGTCTCACAACAAATAGAAGATACTTCAGTAAATGAAGTGCTAAAGAAAAATTGGCCAGGTCTTCATATTGAACCTTTGCAGGCACCTGAGAACATGGAAGTACTTATTGGTTGGACTGGTTCTCCAGCTTCATCTCATCATCTTGTGAGTGAAGTTAAACGTTTGAAGTCAGATCCTACATTTTATGGTAAATTCTTGGAACGATCACATGCATGTGTCGAAAAGTTGATTCATGCGTTTAAAACGAATCATATTAAAGGTGTACAGCAAATGATCCGCTTGAATCGTGAAATTATACAATCTATGGATAAAGAGGCTACGATTGATATAGAAACATCACATTTAAAAGTGTTGTGTTCAGTTGCTGAAAAATATGGTGGCGCAGCTAAAACGTCTGGTGCAGGCGGCGGCGATTGTGGTATCACAATTATCAATAGTGATATTAATAAGCGCTTGATTTATGATGAATGGATAGAAAACGAAGTAAAACCACTAGAATTTAATATATATAACGGACAATAA
- the mvaD gene encoding diphosphomevalonate decarboxylase: protein MVNSGKARAHTNIALIKYWGKADETYIIPMNNSLSVTLDRFYTETKVTFDERYTKDTLILNGEAVNESEATKINKFMNIVREQGGTSMYAYIESDNFVPTAAGLASSASAYAALAAACNEALNLELTDKDLSRLARRGSGSASRSIFGGFVEWEKGHNDKTSYSFPIEADHWEDDLAMIFVVINNKSKKVSSRTGMSLTRDTSRFYQYWLDHVDEDITAVKHAIKQKDFAQLGEVIEANGLRMHATNLGAQPPFTYMVSDSYQVMEIVHQCREAGYPCYFTMDAGPNVKILVEKKNQKAVIDALHKSFDEEQVIASDITRTGVEIIE, encoded by the coding sequence TTGGTTAATAGTGGTAAAGCACGTGCGCATACAAATATTGCATTGATTAAATATTGGGGGAAAGCGGATGAAACTTACATTATTCCAATGAATAATAGTTTATCTGTGACATTAGATCGCTTTTATACAGAAACAAAAGTTACATTTGATGAACGCTATACAAAAGATACACTTATTTTAAATGGAGAAGCTGTAAATGAAAGTGAAGCGACTAAAATAAACAAATTCATGAATATCGTGCGAGAACAAGGTGGCACTTCAATGTATGCATATATTGAAAGTGATAATTTTGTTCCCACAGCAGCAGGTTTAGCATCTTCAGCAAGTGCATACGCTGCATTAGCAGCAGCCTGTAATGAAGCTTTAAATTTAGAATTAACAGATAAAGATTTATCTAGACTCGCACGTAGGGGCTCTGGATCGGCATCTAGAAGTATTTTTGGTGGTTTTGTGGAATGGGAAAAAGGGCATAATGATAAGACATCATACAGTTTTCCTATTGAGGCAGACCATTGGGAAGATGATTTAGCGATGATTTTTGTTGTGATAAATAATAAGTCGAAAAAAGTTTCAAGCCGCACCGGTATGTCTTTAACACGTGATACATCACGTTTCTATCAATATTGGTTAGATCATGTAGATGAAGATATAACGGCAGTTAAACATGCAATCAAACAAAAAGATTTTGCGCAATTAGGTGAAGTGATTGAAGCAAATGGTTTAAGAATGCATGCTACGAATTTAGGAGCACAACCACCATTTACTTATATGGTAAGTGATAGTTATCAAGTGATGGAAATTGTTCATCAATGTCGAGAAGCTGGCTACCCTTGTTACTTTACAATGGATGCTGGACCCAATGTTAAAATACTAGTGGAAAAGAAAAATCAAAAAGCTGTAATAGATGCGCTACATAAATCATTCGATGAAGAACAAGTGATTGCAAGTGATATCACACGTACAGGCGTTGAAATTATTGAATAA